The nucleotide window GAGGGCACGGTACCGGTGGACCGCGGCGAGTCGCGCCTCCTCGTCGACCCGCCGTGCCGGAGAGACCTCCGGCGGAGTCGTCGTCATCTGCGTTCCACTCCCCCTGCTGCTCGGTCCGGTGCTCCGCCCGAGCGATGGAGTCCCGGCCGACTGACTTATCCTACGAAGTTGTTCCGGTCGACTACCCTGCCCCCATGTGATCAACGCGCGTCGTACGCGTCGTGAATCCCCGTCCCGGTCCGGCCGGCGTCGTGTTCGACAGGTACACGCGGAGGAAGAAGGTGTGTCCGGTGGTCCGTTCGCAGGACGCCGACGAGGAGCGCGCCGCGGGCGCCGGAGCCGGCGTGTTCGCCGCCGACGCGGAGGTCGGCCGCGACCTCGCGCGGGTGGACTGGTCGAGGACGCCGCTGGGCCCGCCGGACCGGTGGCCGCAGAGTCTGCGGACGGCGGTGAGCATCCTGCTGTCGTCCCGGTTCTCGATGTGGATGGCGTGGGGCGAGGAGCTGACCTTCTTCTGCAACGCCGCCTACCGGCGCGCCACCCTCGGCCAGAAGTACCCGTGGGCCCTGGGGCGGCCCGCGAGCGAGGTCTGGACGGAGATCTGGGACGACATCGGCCCCCGTATCGGCACCGTGATGACCACGGGCGTGGCGACCTGGGACGAGGCCCTGCTGCTGTTCGTCGAACGGTCCGGGTACACGGAGGAGAGTTACCACACCTTCTCCTACAGTCCGCTGCGCGACGACGACGGCGCGGTGGTCGGCATGCTGTGCGTGGTGAGCGAGGAGACCGAGCGGGTCATCGGCGAACGCCGTATGACGACACTGCGCGACCTCGGCTCCGACCCCAGCGTGGTGCGCACCGAGCAGGAGATCCTGGCCTTCGCCGACCAGCAGCTGAGCCGTAATCCGCAGGATCTGCCCTTCACCCTGACCTACCTCTTCCGGCCGGACGGCTCCGCCGCGCTGGCGGGCGGCAACGGGATGCCGCCCGGGCACCCCGCCGCCCCGGTCGTCCTGCCGCCCGGGGGCGGTGTCTGGCCCCTGGCCGAAGTGTCCGCAGGCGAGTCGCTGGTGACGCCGCTGCGGGAGACGCCGTTCGCCGATCTGCCGCGGGGCAGCTGGAGGAAACCGCCCGAACAGGCGCTGGTGATGCCGCTGCTGCAGCAGGGCGACACCCCGTACGGGTTCCTGGTGGCCGGACTGAATCCGTTCCGCGCCCTGGACGACGGCTACCGCGGGTTCCTCGAACTGCTGGCAGGACACCTGTCGGCGGGCATCGCGAGCGCCCGCAGCTACGAGGCGCAGCAGCGCAGGGCGGAGGAACTGGCGGAGCTCGACCGCGCCAAGACGACCTTCTTCTCCAACATCAGCCACGAGTTCCGCACCCCCCTGACGCTGATCATGGGACCGCTGGAGGAACTGCGTACGCAGTTCACGGACGGCGACCCACGGGTACGGGAGGAGCTGGAGGTCGTCCACCGCAACGGTCTTCGGCTCGGCAAGCTGGTCAACACCCTGCTGGACTTCTCCCGCATCGAGGCGGGCCGGATGCAGGCCACCTACGAGCCGGTGGACCTGTCCGTCCTCACCGCCGAACTGGCCAGCGTCTTCCGCTCCGCCGTGGAGAGGGCGGGCCTCGCCTACGACGTGGACTGCCCGCCGCTCGACGAGCCGGTCCTCCTCGACCGCGGCATGTGGGAGAAGGTGGTCCTCAACCTGCTGAGCAACGCGCTGAAGTTCACCTTCGACGGCGGCATCCGGGTCACCGTACGCGCCGAGGACGCCCACGCGGTGGTGACGATCGCCGACACCGGCATCGGCGTGGCGGCCGACGAGGTGCCCCGGCTGTTCCAGCGCTTCCACCGCATCGAGAACGCCCGCTCCCGCTCCAACGAGGGAAGCGGCATCGGTCTCGCCCTGGTCAAGGAACTCATCGGCCTGCACGGCGGCACGATCACCGCCGACAGCGTCGAGGGCGAGGGCACCCGCTTCACCATCCGCCTGCCCTTCGGCACGGCCCACCTGCCCCCGGAATCGGTGGCCCCGCGCCAGGACACCCGTGCGATCTCCCCGACCAACCCCTACCTGCAGGAAGCGCTGCGCTGGCTGCCCGCCGACAACGGGCGGCCGCCGGTGCCGCACACCGGCGCGGACCCGGCCGAGGACCGTTCCGTCCGGCGGGAGGTGGCGGCGCGGGTGCTGGTGGCGGACGACAACGCCGACATGCGGGACTACCTCACACGCATCCTGACCGGCGCCGGATACCGGGTCGACACCGTCGGGGACGGGGTGCAGGCCCTGGAATCCGTACGCGCCCAGGCCCCCGACCTCATGATCAGCGATGTCATGATGCCGGAGCTGGACGGCCTGTCCCTGGTGGCGAAACTGCGCGAGGACACGCGTACCTCCTCCGTGCCCGTGCTGCTCCTGTCGGCCCGGGCCGGGCAGGATGCCTCGATCGAGGGACTGCAGGCCGGCGCCGACGACTACCTGGTGAAGCCCTTCGCCGCGGCCGAACTGCTGGCCCGGGTGCGGGCCAACATGGAGCTGGCGCGACTGCGCAACCACCAGGCCCGCTGGCGCGCCGCACTCGTGGACTCCTTGCAGGAGGCGTTCTTCGTGTGCGACGAGAACGGCGCCGTCATCGAGATCAACACCGCCTTCACCGACATCCTCGGCTACGGACCGGAAGAACTCCCCTACCAGCCGATCCACCCCTGGTGGCCGGACGCCGAGACCGACGCCGGCGCCCACGACCAGGTCGCCGCGGCCTTCTCCCTGCTCACGGGGAACGCCAAGGGCTCCTACACCATCCCCGTCAGCCACCGGGACGGCCACCGGCTGTGGGTGACCGCGATGTTCAGCGAGGCACAGGACCCGGACACCGGCAGCCAGGTCATCGTCGGCACCTTCCGCGATGTCACCGCCGAGCACTACGCCATCCAACGCGAGAGCGCCCAGGCCGCCCTCGGTATGCGGCTCAACCGGGCGACCAGCCTTCCCGAGGCGCTCGGGGGCGCCCTGACCGAGCTGCGGGACCTGTGGAACGCGCAGTGCGTACTGGCGGTGGTGCGTCCCGAGGGACGGGACCCGGAGGTGACCTCCACCGACCCCGACCTGACGTGGGAAGCCCTCCCCGCCGAGCGGCGTGAGCGGTTCGGCGCCTGGCTACGGCAGCCCTCCCTCACGGCCGTCTCGGACGCCACCGGGACCGGGATCACCGTGAACCATCCCGAGGGTCCGATGGTGCTGCACGTCAGCCTCGGGGAGAACCGCCCGTTCACCGACGAGGACCAGCTCCTGCTGTCCCTGATGGCCGGACAGCTCGCCCAGGCCCTGGTGCGGGCCCACCAGATCGACCAGCAGCGCGAGACCGCCATCGCGCTGCAGCGCGCCATCCTCGGCCCCTCCCACCTGCCGGAGGGGTTCGCCGTCCGTTACGAGCCGGCGGCCCGTCCGCTGGAGGTCGGCGGTGACTGGTACGACACCGTCATCCTGTCCGACGGGCGTATCGGCATCGTCGTCGGCGACTGCGTCGGGCACGGCCTCCAGGCGGCCACCGTCATGGGGCAGCTGCGCAGCGCCTGCCGCGCCCTGCTCCTGCAGGACGCCGGTCCGGCCAAGACGCTCATGGCCCTGGACCAGTTCGCCGCCGGCATCCCGGGCGCCCTGTGCACCACCGTCTTCTGCGGCGTCCTGAACCCCGGGACCGGCGAGTTGACGTACTCCAGTGCCGGCCACCCGCCGGGCATCCTCGCCCGTCCGGACGGCACCACCGCACTCCTCGAACAGGGGCGTTCCATCCCGCTGGCCGTGCGGCCCGGCCGGCACCGCCCCGAAGCGAGCTGCACCGTCCCGGCCCGCGCCACCCTCCTGCTGTACACCGACGGGCTCGTCGAGCGCCGGCGCCGGCCCCTGACCGTCGGCATCGGCCAGGCCGGCGAGGCCGTCCAGGACGGCCGCGACACCCCCGTCGACGACCTCGCCACCCAGGTCATGGCACGGCTGGCCCCGCTGAACGGCTACGACGACGACGTCGCCCTGCTGCTGTACCGGCACCCGGCGCCGCTGGAGATGACCTTCCCCGCCGAGTCCTCGCAACTGGCACCGGTCCGCAAGGCCCTGCGCAGCTGGCTGGGCCAGTGCGACCTGCCGCCGCACATGGTGCAGAGCGTGCTGGTCGCCGCGGGGGAAGCCTGCGCCAACGCCGTGGAACACGGACACCGCGACGCCCCGGGCGAAAGCGTGCGGCTGCGCGCGGAGGCCCTCGTCGACGCCCTGCACCTGACCGTGGCCGACAGCGGCCGCTGGAAGAAACCGCAACCCCATCTCAACACCCACCGGGGCCGCGGGATCGGTCTGATGAACGCGCTGATGCAGCAGGTCACCATCACGGCCGACACGACCGGCACCACCGTCGCCATGCACACTAGGATCGCCTGATGACCACCCCGCTCACTCTCATCCCCGGTCAACAGCCGGACGGCAGCGCGCTGCTGACGGTCGTCGGTGAGATCGACATGACGAACACCGCCGCTCTGGGCGAAGCGCTCGGCGGGATCGAGGGGCCGCTCGTCGTCGATCTGACAGGCGTGGAGTACCTCGACAGCGCCGGGCTGAGCACCCTGTTCGCCCACAGCGACCGCATCCAGCTCATCGCGACGCCCCTGCTGGAACCGGTCCTGGCCGTGTCCGGCATCACCGAGCTGGTCACCGTGCACGGTCTGGCCGACGGCGGCTGACCGCCCGCCGCGAGTACCGGCTACACCCTGGGCGGGGACGGCGGCCGCAGGTCCAGGTGCAGGCGCACGGTCGTCCGGCCGGGGGTGGCGTCGACCTCCATCAGGTCGCACAGCTGGCGCACCGCCCACAGGCCGTGCCCGCTGCGCTGTCCGGCGCCGGGTGGCAGGTAGCCCAGGTACCAGTCCGGGCCCAGGACGTCGCCGGGGTCGGTGATGTCGCACACGACGCGGTGTCCGGACCGCCGCAGCGTCACCTGCCCGTGGCCGCCGCCGTGCTGGAGCGCGTTGGTGGCCACCTCGTTGACGGCGAACACCAGTCGCTGCGCCCTGTCGCCGTGGACGCCCAGGGTGTCGGCGGTCCGGGCGACGAAGCCCCGCAGCACGGACAGGTCGGTCCCGAAGTCCGTCACGGCGTGCTCGCCGTCGGCGAGCACCGGCTCGAGCGGGCGTCGCCAGGGCCCGTGGCGGCCGGCCGGTGCGGCGTAGTGCTCGCTGATCCGTGCGCGGGCGTCCGCCACCAGTTCGGGGTGGGTGCGCCGGGCGCCGGCCACCACGTCCTCGGGCAGGGACCGGGTGTCGTAGGGGCACACGATCCACGCCGGGCAGTCGGCGAAGGCGACGTTGATCGCCGACTCGTAGCGGGTCCACTCGAGCGTCTCCAGCGCGTCGCGCCCGCGCCACACCGGCTCGCCGATCACCCGCACCCGCCGGTGCCGGCCGCCGGCGGTGCGCCGGTCGACGTAGCGGTGGTACGCCCCCAGGGTGTGTCCGGGCGCGTGGTACCAGTCGTCGGCGTCGACGAACTCGATCTCCCGGGCCGCGTCGTCCAGCGCCTGGCGCAGCAGGCCGATGTTGGCCCCGGTGGTCACCGCCAGGACGGCGTCGTCCGCGTCCAGGCCGTCGAGGCAGAACGGCACCGTCGACGACAGGAACGTCTCTTCACTGTCGTAGACCAGTGCCTGGTGCGTCAGACGTGGTGCGGACCCGGCGTGCGGGCGCGGGGTCGTCGTGTCCGCCGTCACGCCGGAACCTCCCGTGCGGTGACGGTCAGGGAGGGGACCTGGTCCCAGCCGACCACGTGCATGACATGGCTGAGCATCGGCGCGAGATCCACCACGTGCAGGCACCGTCCGGCGGGCAGCCGCTCCGCGGCGCGCACCAGTGCCCGTACTCCGGCCAGGTCGATGAACTGCAGGCCGCTCATGTCGACGATGATGTCACCGGGCCAGTCCAGGGTGGTCTCCAGCGCCGCGGCCAGCGCCTGGGCGGAGTGGTGGTCCACGTCGCCGACCACGCGCAGGGAACGCTGCCCGTCGCGGAACGACGGCACCAGTCTGAGCATGGAGCCGGTGTGGAGGGGTTCCTGTTCCACCGAGCCGGAATGCCGCCGGTCGAAGTCGTGCAGGACGGCGGGGTCGAAGCGACGGGCGTCGTACTGGCAGATCGCCGAGGCGGGACGCCCGGTGAACACCTCGTTCACTTTCGTCTCGTACTCGCCCAGGCGCTCGGCGCCCGGCGTGTCCCGCAGGACCCAGCCCATCTCACCGCTGACCCTGAAGCCCGTGTAGCCGGCCCTGAGCGAGCCGGCGACCTCCTGGTGGAGGGTGGCCACCATGGCATCGGGGTCGAAGGGTCCCCCGGCGAGGTAACTGCCGCCGGCCGTGGTCACGGTGAGCTGGCCCTTCGCCAGCGCCGGCGCCGGGTCCGCCCCGGCCCCGCGCAGCCAGTCCAGCACCTGCTCGGGCGTGCTCCGGTCGGCGAAGTACATGACCCGCTCGCCGCGTCGCAGACCGTCCAGGAGATAGGCGACGGCCACCCGTCGCTGTTCGGCATCGTCGGTGAACGCCAGACACAGGTGGTCGCCGTGGCCGGTCTCGCCGACCGCGCGCTCCCGGGTGTCGTACGCGATCATGCTGGTCCCACCGACTTCACCCTCCCTCAGCTTGCGACTCCACTCGTCACGGTCTGTCGCCCGACAGGGTCCGCGCCATCGTAACGCCCGGTCCCGCCCCGCCCACAAGCACGGGTGAGGGTCGGTCCGGGCCGCCGTGCGGACCGTCGTCCTGTGGGGTCGTCGATCGGCTCGCGCATACGCCGCAGCACCGGTAGACGGCGCAGGTTGTGGCCGGCGTACAGGCGGGTGCGGGAGCGGAGGGCGGCGGTGAGCAGGGTGTCGCAGTCGTCGACGGAGATCCCGAGGGGCTTCTCCACGAACACCGCGTCCAGGCCGTCGTCGAGCATGTCCTCGTACCGCTCGCGCACCGCGACGTCCGCTCCGGACAGGCGTCTGGCGTCGTCCTGCCCTCTGGGGTGGGGGTCGGCGCAGGAGACACCACCCGGGAGCGGCCCGGCCGGTTCGCGAGTGTGGCCAGGGGAGCGCGCCGGCCGACGCCCACCACTCCGATATGCGGTTCGGCATCCGCCGGCCGGACCTGATCGCCCATGTGCCCGTCCCCTCGCTCCGGTTGAGTTCAGTTCAGGTCGGCGCGCAGCGGGTGGTGATCCGAGTACGGGGTCGGACGGACGCGGTGTCCGAGCGCGACCACGCCTCGCAGGAAGATGTAGTCGAACTTGCTCTGCCAGTCGGTGGTCACCTCGCAGTCACCGGTGGGCGAGGGACCGCACTCGGGGTCCGCGTCCGCGGCCAGTGTCCACATCCGGGCGAGTTCGGGGGTGTCGGGCACGGCGTTGAAGTCGCCGAGGACGATCGCGCGATCGTGCCGTGCCACCTCCGCGGCGAGCACTCCGGTCTGCTGCGCCCGGACCGCTTCCTGACGCCGTTCGGCGAGATGGGTGTTGAAGACCCGGACGGACCTGTCGCCCACCGTGGTGGTGACGGCCATGTACCCACGGTCCTCGGATCCGCCGTCGGGGTACTCGACGTCGACGACGTCCGTCATCGGTGACGCGGAGAGAACGGCCTGGCCGTAGGCTCCCGGACTCCACGGCAGTCCCCCGCAGCGGCCCCAGTTGCGCAGGACCGTGCCGTACTCCACGCGGTAGACCAGCCCGTAGCGGTACCGCAGATGGTCCCGGATCCGCTCGACGTCCCGTACACACGCTTCCTGCAGACCGACGACCTGCGGGGCGGACGCGGCGATCTCCGCCGCCCGGTTGACGTTGCTCTCCTCGCAGGGGTTGCAGATGTTCCACGTCATGACGCGGTTCGGCACGACGTCCACGGGCTCTTCGACGGACAGCGACGTGTCGCCGAAGAGGGAACCGGTCGGCCCGCTGGGGCCGAGGAGCACCAGGCAGGCCAGGACCAGAGCGCCCGCGAGCACACGCGCACGCCTCCTGGACACCATCGCCTCCTCACAGCGGATGCCATGGCATCCGACCCCTCCATCGACGAGATTATCGGACAAGCCGTCGGCCAGGAGGGCGCCGACGTCGGTGATCATCGTCACGGACGTCGCCTCCCCGGCGGGACCACGAGCCGTTCCGGCCACCTGCCGGCCGGCCTCAGGCGTACGTGCGGGGCTCGGGCGGCCTCATTGCGAGGGCCGTCGGGGTCCGTCCGCCGGTGCCGGCCGCGAGTCGGGCGCGGAGGCCGCCGGTGGTGTCGCGCGGCGGGTGCCGACCGCGGGGGCGAGGAGGACCGCCACGGCGACGAAGGCCAGGACGACGGTCATCGCGGCGCGCAGGCCGTAGTGGTCGCCGAGGAAGCCCAGGCCGGGTGGCCCCACGAGGAAGGCGACATAGCCGATCATCGCCACGAGGCTGACGCGGGCCGCCGCGTCGGGTCCGGAGTCCCCGGCCGCGGAGAGGGCGAGGGGGAAGCCGAGCGACGCTCCGAGTCCCCACAGGAGCACGGCCGTTCCGGCGAGGAAGGCGTTGTCGGCGAAGATGACGACGGCGAGGCCGAGCGCGGCGGAGACCGCGCTGGCGCGCACGACGGGCGCGCGGCCGTAGCGGTCGATGAAGAAACCTCCGCCGAACCGGCCGATCGCCATGGCGGCGGCGAAGCCGGCGTAGACGGCCGACCCGAGGGCCGGGTCCATGTCGTGTCCGTCGACCATGAGCAGCGGAAGCCAGTCGTTGGCCGCGCCCTCGGCCAGGGCCATGGTCAGCACGATCCCGCCGATCAGCAGCAGGCGCCGGTCCTTCCAGACCGCGGAATGCCGCGGCTTGCCCTCGGCGGCACCGTGCCGGCTGCCGCGGGTCCGGCCGACTCCGCGGGGGACGGCCCGCAGGGCGTGGGCGAACATGGCGGTGGTGACGACGGCGACGGCCGCCAGATGCCAGTGCACGGGA belongs to Streptomyces sp. V3I8 and includes:
- a CDS encoding sensor histidine kinase: MTADTTTPRPHAGSAPRLTHQALVYDSEETFLSSTVPFCLDGLDADDAVLAVTTGANIGLLRQALDDAAREIEFVDADDWYHAPGHTLGAYHRYVDRRTAGGRHRRVRVIGEPVWRGRDALETLEWTRYESAINVAFADCPAWIVCPYDTRSLPEDVVAGARRTHPELVADARARISEHYAAPAGRHGPWRRPLEPVLADGEHAVTDFGTDLSVLRGFVARTADTLGVHGDRAQRLVFAVNEVATNALQHGGGHGQVTLRRSGHRVVCDITDPGDVLGPDWYLGYLPPGAGQRSGHGLWAVRQLCDLMEVDATPGRTTVRLHLDLRPPSPPRV
- a CDS encoding SpoIIE family protein phosphatase, translated to MVRSQDADEERAAGAGAGVFAADAEVGRDLARVDWSRTPLGPPDRWPQSLRTAVSILLSSRFSMWMAWGEELTFFCNAAYRRATLGQKYPWALGRPASEVWTEIWDDIGPRIGTVMTTGVATWDEALLLFVERSGYTEESYHTFSYSPLRDDDGAVVGMLCVVSEETERVIGERRMTTLRDLGSDPSVVRTEQEILAFADQQLSRNPQDLPFTLTYLFRPDGSAALAGGNGMPPGHPAAPVVLPPGGGVWPLAEVSAGESLVTPLRETPFADLPRGSWRKPPEQALVMPLLQQGDTPYGFLVAGLNPFRALDDGYRGFLELLAGHLSAGIASARSYEAQQRRAEELAELDRAKTTFFSNISHEFRTPLTLIMGPLEELRTQFTDGDPRVREELEVVHRNGLRLGKLVNTLLDFSRIEAGRMQATYEPVDLSVLTAELASVFRSAVERAGLAYDVDCPPLDEPVLLDRGMWEKVVLNLLSNALKFTFDGGIRVTVRAEDAHAVVTIADTGIGVAADEVPRLFQRFHRIENARSRSNEGSGIGLALVKELIGLHGGTITADSVEGEGTRFTIRLPFGTAHLPPESVAPRQDTRAISPTNPYLQEALRWLPADNGRPPVPHTGADPAEDRSVRREVAARVLVADDNADMRDYLTRILTGAGYRVDTVGDGVQALESVRAQAPDLMISDVMMPELDGLSLVAKLREDTRTSSVPVLLLSARAGQDASIEGLQAGADDYLVKPFAAAELLARVRANMELARLRNHQARWRAALVDSLQEAFFVCDENGAVIEINTAFTDILGYGPEELPYQPIHPWWPDAETDAGAHDQVAAAFSLLTGNAKGSYTIPVSHRDGHRLWVTAMFSEAQDPDTGSQVIVGTFRDVTAEHYAIQRESAQAALGMRLNRATSLPEALGGALTELRDLWNAQCVLAVVRPEGRDPEVTSTDPDLTWEALPAERRERFGAWLRQPSLTAVSDATGTGITVNHPEGPMVLHVSLGENRPFTDEDQLLLSLMAGQLAQALVRAHQIDQQRETAIALQRAILGPSHLPEGFAVRYEPAARPLEVGGDWYDTVILSDGRIGIVVGDCVGHGLQAATVMGQLRSACRALLLQDAGPAKTLMALDQFAAGIPGALCTTVFCGVLNPGTGELTYSSAGHPPGILARPDGTTALLEQGRSIPLAVRPGRHRPEASCTVPARATLLLYTDGLVERRRRPLTVGIGQAGEAVQDGRDTPVDDLATQVMARLAPLNGYDDDVALLLYRHPAPLEMTFPAESSQLAPVRKALRSWLGQCDLPPHMVQSVLVAAGEACANAVEHGHRDAPGESVRLRAEALVDALHLTVADSGRWKKPQPHLNTHRGRGIGLMNALMQQVTITADTTGTTVAMHTRIA
- a CDS encoding MEDS domain-containing protein produces the protein MIAYDTRERAVGETGHGDHLCLAFTDDAEQRRVAVAYLLDGLRRGERVMYFADRSTPEQVLDWLRGAGADPAPALAKGQLTVTTAGGSYLAGGPFDPDAMVATLHQEVAGSLRAGYTGFRVSGEMGWVLRDTPGAERLGEYETKVNEVFTGRPASAICQYDARRFDPAVLHDFDRRHSGSVEQEPLHTGSMLRLVPSFRDGQRSLRVVGDVDHHSAQALAAALETTLDWPGDIIVDMSGLQFIDLAGVRALVRAAERLPAGRCLHVVDLAPMLSHVMHVVGWDQVPSLTVTAREVPA
- a CDS encoding MFS transporter, whose protein sequence is MDPATRRRRTALFLFFLMPGLSISSWVTRTPDIRDQLDASTAQMGIVLFGLSVGSMLGVLGSGALVARFGTRPVMGWGTALVVSSMVVIGCGALWSSAPVVMAGLFLFGAGMGGGEVAVNIDGAEVERITARTVLPTLHGFFSLGTVVGASLGILCTAVGFPVHWHLAAVAVVTTAMFAHALRAVPRGVGRTRGSRHGAAEGKPRHSAVWKDRRLLLIGGIVLTMALAEGAANDWLPLLMVDGHDMDPALGSAVYAGFAAAMAIGRFGGGFFIDRYGRAPVVRASAVSAALGLAVVIFADNAFLAGTAVLLWGLGASLGFPLALSAAGDSGPDAAARVSLVAMIGYVAFLVGPPGLGFLGDHYGLRAAMTVVLAFVAVAVLLAPAVGTRRATPPAASAPDSRPAPADGPRRPSQ
- a CDS encoding STAS domain-containing protein, with the translated sequence MTTPLTLIPGQQPDGSALLTVVGEIDMTNTAALGEALGGIEGPLVVDLTGVEYLDSAGLSTLFAHSDRIQLIATPLLEPVLAVSGITELVTVHGLADGG
- a CDS encoding endonuclease/exonuclease/phosphatase family protein; the encoded protein is MVSRRRARVLAGALVLACLVLLGPSGPTGSLFGDTSLSVEEPVDVVPNRVMTWNICNPCEESNVNRAAEIAASAPQVVGLQEACVRDVERIRDHLRYRYGLVYRVEYGTVLRNWGRCGGLPWSPGAYGQAVLSASPMTDVVDVEYPDGGSEDRGYMAVTTTVGDRSVRVFNTHLAERRQEAVRAQQTGVLAAEVARHDRAIVLGDFNAVPDTPELARMWTLAADADPECGPSPTGDCEVTTDWQSKFDYIFLRGVVALGHRVRPTPYSDHHPLRADLN